One segment of Deltaproteobacteria bacterium DNA contains the following:
- a CDS encoding HAD hydrolase family protein — protein MIKDLKNIKLIVIDVDGVLTNGSIIIDEEGKEQKFFDVKDGHLIHLAVDAGLKIVWVSGRYSKVTDRRARATGIHFVLQNQRDKIKSLNIIKEKFKVSENEMAYIGDDLIDIPPMLVCAFSAAPCDAAEEVKGRADYISPYDGGKGAVRDILKLILKSKGLWEKLLQRYTCGVSE, from the coding sequence ATGATAAAAGACTTAAAAAACATAAAGCTTATTGTTATAGATGTGGATGGTGTGTTGACAAATGGTAGCATTATTATTGATGAAGAAGGCAAAGAACAAAAATTTTTTGATGTGAAAGATGGACATCTTATTCATTTGGCTGTTGATGCAGGCCTGAAGATTGTATGGGTGTCTGGAAGATATTCTAAGGTAACAGACAGAAGAGCACGGGCGACTGGTATACACTTTGTATTACAGAATCAGCGAGATAAAATAAAGTCGCTGAATATAATAAAAGAAAAATTTAAAGTGAGCGAGAATGAAATGGCTTATATCGGAGATGATCTTATAGATATACCTCCGATGCTTGTCTGTGCTTTTTCAGCTGCGCCTTGTGATGCGGCAGAAGAGGTTAAAGGAAGAGCAGATTATATATCTCCTTATGACGGGGGAAAGGGTGCGGTGAGAGACATTTTAAAACTTATCCTTAAAAGTAAGGGGCTGTGGGAAAAGCTGCTGCAGAGATATACTTGTGGAGTATCGGAATAA
- a CDS encoding KpsF/GutQ family sugar-phosphate isomerase — protein MERKEILSTIKKAIFVERDALEKLAEGVDESYVQALEILIKCKGRVILSGVGKSGIVAKKIASTFASTGTPAIFVHSVDAAHGDLGIITRDDVAMFVSKSGNTPELNFLLPTLKRFMVPVISIVGNNAHSYLARKSDVVINASVDSECGPIDVIPTASTVAALSVGDALAVGLITMRGFTKDDFALLHPGGTLGKKLLLRVEDLMHTEREIPVIFEETPVKDAIYEISSKGLGMTCVIDKEGRLDGVITDGDLRRAIEQKGARLFNLKAECIMTENPKTVEIDALAVKAAAIMQSFSITSLVIVNREKHVKGVIHLHDILRAGVL, from the coding sequence ATGGAAAGAAAAGAGATTCTTAGTACAATAAAGAAGGCAATATTTGTAGAAAGAGATGCGTTAGAAAAACTGGCAGAAGGGGTGGATGAGAGTTATGTGCAGGCGTTGGAAATTCTTATTAAATGCAAAGGACGGGTTATTCTTTCTGGTGTAGGCAAGTCTGGTATTGTTGCTAAGAAGATTGCGTCTACCTTTGCTTCAACAGGAACTCCCGCGATATTTGTACATTCGGTGGATGCTGCACATGGAGACTTGGGCATAATAACAAGGGACGATGTAGCTATGTTTGTTTCCAAGAGCGGCAATACGCCGGAGCTGAACTTTCTTTTGCCTACACTTAAACGGTTTATGGTTCCTGTAATTTCTATAGTGGGCAATAATGCACATTCCTATTTGGCGAGAAAATCCGATGTAGTGATAAATGCATCTGTAGATAGTGAATGTGGACCAATAGATGTAATTCCTACTGCTTCTACTGTTGCTGCTTTATCGGTTGGAGATGCCCTGGCTGTAGGTCTTATTACAATGAGAGGTTTTACGAAGGACGATTTCGCCTTGCTTCATCCTGGTGGTACGCTGGGAAAAAAGTTGTTATTAAGGGTTGAAGATTTGATGCATACAGAAAGAGAGATACCTGTAATTTTCGAAGAAACCCCTGTGAAAGATGCGATCTATGAGATAAGTTCTAAAGGACTGGGCATGACTTGTGTAATAGACAAAGAAGGTAGATTAGATGGTGTAATAACTGATGGTGATCTTAGACGGGCGATAGAACAAAAGGGAGCGAGATTATTTAACTTGAAAGCAGAGTGTATTATGACGGAGAATCCTAAAACAGTAGAGATAGATGCCTTAGCGGTAAAAGCAGCAGCTATAATGCAGAGTTTTTCTATTACCAGTTTAGTAATCGTAAACAGAGAAAAACATGTAAAAGGGGTAATTCACCTGCATGATATCTTAAGAGCTGGGGTATTATGA
- a CDS encoding tetratricopeptide repeat protein has protein sequence MKRPMMEKAIDKFLKQDLENAKMMFEMALLEEPFNVTAKLGIVCIDAIQDGFSEALEVFKLAMFATEEEKEKICGSLVEGAWEERNIDVEWYMDNEFLARAYIETGEANVARAELEAAVYLNPRSAENHHLLGKMYEKLGDIERAINHYEQSLSINPLQNEISKRILTLVQKKNGKKRDS, from the coding sequence ATGAAGCGTCCGATGATGGAAAAAGCTATCGATAAGTTTCTCAAACAGGATTTGGAGAATGCGAAGATGATGTTTGAAATGGCACTTTTAGAAGAGCCATTTAATGTAACGGCTAAATTGGGGATTGTGTGTATAGACGCAATACAAGACGGATTTAGTGAGGCGTTAGAGGTATTTAAGCTTGCCATGTTTGCTACCGAAGAAGAAAAGGAAAAGATTTGTGGATCACTCGTCGAAGGAGCTTGGGAGGAGAGAAATATAGATGTTGAGTGGTATATGGATAATGAATTTTTGGCTCGAGCTTATATTGAAACAGGAGAGGCAAATGTAGCTCGGGCGGAATTGGAAGCGGCAGTTTATTTGAATCCTCGATCTGCGGAAAATCATCATCTGTTGGGGAAGATGTACGAGAAATTGGGGGATATTGAACGAGCAATAAATCACTATGAACAATCTTTATCTATTAATCCTCTTCAAAATGAGATTTCTAAAAGAATATTAACACTTGTGCAGAAAAAAAATGGAAAGAAAAGAGATTCTTAG
- a CDS encoding acylphosphatase codes for MCKKLVIKGLVQGVGYRYWLRQLAFEKNIKGYVKNSPNRNVNAVLCGEKKDVEEVIGQCFKGPPSALVKDIDVTDTNCNLKDFSIIF; via the coding sequence GTGTGTAAGAAGCTGGTCATAAAAGGCTTGGTGCAGGGAGTAGGCTATAGGTATTGGTTAAGACAGTTGGCTTTTGAAAAAAATATAAAAGGATATGTGAAAAATTCACCGAATAGAAATGTAAATGCTGTTCTCTGCGGAGAAAAGAAAGATGTAGAGGAGGTAATAGGGCAATGTTTTAAAGGCCCTCCGTCTGCATTGGTTAAAGATATTGATGTAACGGATACAAATTGCAATCTTAAGGATTTTTCTATTATCTTTTAA
- a CDS encoding acetyl-CoA carboxylase carboxyltransferase subunit beta, whose amino-acid sequence MIFKKKKEEDNRFVQCKSCKETIYIDDVKENLWVCPKCGNYFRISARHRVGITADEGIFKEFDTQIYSKDPLNFVDLKPYKQRLSEAKEKTGNKEAVICGFCKICGEPAVLVALDFNFLGGSMGYATGEKIVRAAEKAITKSIGLVIISSSGGARMQEGILSLMQMARTSAVLNKLSKKGIPYISVLADPTTAGVSASFAMLGDVIIAEPKALIGFAGPRVIKQTIGRTLPEGFQRTEFLLEHGMIDMIVERKDIPETIGKLLRYFNKNVVY is encoded by the coding sequence ATGATTTTTAAGAAAAAGAAAGAAGAAGATAATAGATTTGTTCAGTGTAAGTCCTGCAAAGAGACAATTTACATTGATGATGTTAAGGAAAATCTATGGGTTTGCCCAAAGTGCGGGAATTATTTCAGGATTTCTGCTCGACACAGAGTAGGGATAACGGCGGATGAAGGAATATTTAAAGAATTTGATACCCAGATATATTCTAAAGATCCTCTGAATTTCGTTGATCTTAAACCTTATAAACAGAGGTTGTCTGAAGCAAAAGAAAAGACAGGGAATAAAGAGGCTGTGATATGTGGTTTCTGCAAGATATGTGGTGAGCCTGCGGTTCTTGTTGCCCTGGATTTCAATTTTTTAGGTGGAAGCATGGGTTACGCTACTGGAGAAAAAATCGTAAGGGCAGCGGAGAAGGCAATTACAAAGAGTATAGGATTAGTTATTATTTCTTCTTCTGGCGGTGCTCGTATGCAGGAAGGCATCCTTTCGTTGATGCAAATGGCAAGAACCAGTGCTGTTTTAAATAAACTTTCTAAAAAGGGCATTCCCTATATATCTGTTCTTGCCGATCCTACAACAGCAGGGGTGAGTGCCAGCTTTGCTATGTTGGGTGATGTGATTATAGCTGAACCTAAAGCCCTTATTGGTTTTGCTGGACCGAGGGTCATTAAGCAAACCATAGGACGTACCTTGCCTGAAGGTTTTCAGCGAACAGAATTCTTATTGGAACATGGCATGATAGATATGATAGTGGAGAGAAAAGATATTCCAGAAACGATAGGGAAATTGCTGCGATATTTCAATAAAAATGTTGTTTATTGA
- a CDS encoding dihydroorotase, whose protein sequence is MITVIKGGRVIDPYNKRDEICDVVVNGEKIEAVVPHGETKADRIIDATGKVVCPGFVDIHVHFRDPGFTQKEDLYSGSKTAVKGGFTTVCCMPNTNPVNDNSLVSYYIMKKAKEIGLCDIFPIGAITKGEEGQDFVDFYTLKDAGCVAFSDDGMPVMDAFVLQQVLVYSKPLNVPITLHEEDINLSSGGVINEGYYSTKMGLPGISNCSESAIIARDVEVLRHTGGHIHVCHVSTKESIRIIERAKQDGLNITCEVTPHHLSLTEKETDGFNTQAKVNPPLRTEEDVESLQEAVKEGIVDALATDHAPHDEKSKETTMSNAAFGISGLETAFAVLNTYLVEKKIVSLPELIALMTYKPSIVYHLSRGTLSKGDFANITVIDLNEKWTVNREKFVSKGRNTPFHNKNLKGQIYYTMYKGEITYERKNDF, encoded by the coding sequence ATGATCACGGTTATAAAGGGTGGAAGAGTTATTGATCCTTATAATAAGAGGGATGAGATATGCGATGTGGTAGTAAATGGTGAGAAAATAGAGGCGGTAGTTCCTCACGGGGAGACAAAAGCAGACAGGATAATAGATGCAACGGGAAAGGTCGTATGCCCGGGCTTTGTGGACATACATGTTCATTTTCGTGATCCTGGCTTTACACAGAAGGAGGATTTATATTCGGGAAGCAAAACTGCAGTTAAGGGAGGCTTTACAACAGTCTGTTGTATGCCCAATACAAATCCGGTAAATGACAATTCGTTGGTTAGTTATTATATTATGAAAAAGGCTAAAGAAATTGGTTTGTGCGACATATTTCCTATTGGAGCAATTACCAAGGGGGAGGAAGGGCAGGATTTCGTTGATTTTTACACCCTAAAGGATGCAGGATGTGTAGCATTTTCTGATGATGGAATGCCCGTTATGGATGCTTTTGTATTGCAACAAGTTCTTGTTTATTCAAAGCCTTTAAATGTGCCGATTACCTTGCATGAGGAAGACATAAACCTCTCTTCGGGTGGCGTGATAAATGAAGGTTATTATTCTACGAAGATGGGTCTTCCGGGAATATCCAATTGTAGTGAATCGGCAATAATAGCCAGAGATGTAGAAGTATTAAGACATACAGGTGGACATATTCATGTGTGTCATGTAAGCACAAAAGAATCAATAAGGATTATTGAGCGAGCGAAACAGGATGGGTTGAACATTACCTGTGAGGTAACACCACATCATTTGAGCTTGACAGAAAAAGAAACGGATGGTTTCAATACGCAGGCTAAGGTTAATCCGCCTTTAAGGACCGAAGAAGATGTGGAAAGTTTACAGGAAGCAGTTAAGGAGGGCATAGTGGATGCTTTAGCCACAGACCATGCTCCTCATGATGAAAAGAGTAAGGAAACTACAATGTCGAATGCAGCGTTTGGTATATCTGGCTTAGAAACGGCATTTGCCGTCCTAAATACATATTTAGTAGAGAAAAAGATTGTTTCTTTGCCAGAGTTGATAGCTCTTATGACTTACAAGCCATCGATTGTTTATCACCTTTCTCGAGGCACATTGAGCAAGGGAGACTTTGCTAACATAACGGTAATAGATTTAAACGAAAAATGGACGGTAAACAGAGAAAAATTTGTATCTAAAGGAAGAAATACGCCGTTTCATAATAAGAACTTGAAAGGGCAAATTTACTACACAATGTATAAAGGTGAGATTACATATGAGAGGAAGAATGATTTTTAA
- the gatB gene encoding Asp-tRNA(Asn)/Glu-tRNA(Gln) amidotransferase subunit GatB, translated as MEFESVIGLEVHVQLSTKTKIFCSCSTEFGDSPNTHTCPVCLGMPGVLPVLNKEVVEFALRFGIAAHSKISKFSRFARKNYFYPDLPKGYQVSQYELPIVKGGFIEIDLPEGRKKIGLVRAHMEEDAGKLIHQRDVSFVDFNRAGVPLLEIVSEPDLRTPEEAGKYLRKIRTLVRYLKISNGNMEEGSMRCDANVSVREKAEEKLGTKVEVKNINSFKHVEKALSYEIRRQVALIQNGGQIVQETRLWDEKENITRSMRSKEEAYEYRYFPEPDLVPLLIDEKWVERVKTDMPELPDEKEKRFVKDYGLSPEKASILTESNELADYFENICESFQGYEQIANWMLSEFLAYLNKEGKEIGDVDMKPRQVAELLKLVDEGTISGKIAKSVFAEMWETNKSAGDIVQKKGLVQIKDESKITEIVCRVVEENPDVVDKYKKGRKNVMGFLAGQVMKKTGGKANPQLVNKILLEKLR; from the coding sequence ATGGAGTTTGAATCGGTAATTGGTTTGGAAGTGCATGTTCAGCTGTCAACAAAAACGAAGATATTCTGCAGTTGTAGTACAGAATTTGGTGATTCGCCAAACACGCATACTTGTCCCGTATGCCTGGGCATGCCTGGTGTTTTGCCTGTTTTGAATAAAGAGGTGGTGGAGTTTGCTTTGCGGTTTGGTATTGCTGCCCATTCTAAAATAAGCAAGTTTTCCCGTTTTGCCAGGAAAAATTATTTTTACCCGGATTTGCCTAAAGGATATCAAGTTTCTCAGTATGAATTGCCTATTGTAAAAGGTGGTTTTATAGAGATAGACTTACCTGAGGGAAGAAAGAAGATAGGACTTGTTCGAGCACATATGGAGGAAGATGCAGGAAAGCTGATTCATCAAAGGGATGTAAGTTTCGTGGATTTTAATCGAGCAGGTGTTCCTCTTTTGGAAATTGTGAGTGAACCGGATCTGCGCACACCAGAAGAAGCGGGGAAATACTTAAGGAAGATAAGAACCCTGGTGAGATACTTAAAGATAAGCAATGGGAATATGGAAGAAGGTAGTATGAGATGTGATGCGAATGTATCAGTAAGGGAAAAAGCTGAGGAAAAATTGGGTACAAAGGTAGAAGTCAAGAATATAAATTCTTTTAAACATGTGGAAAAGGCATTATCGTATGAAATTAGAAGGCAGGTTGCTTTAATCCAAAACGGCGGGCAAATTGTTCAGGAAACAAGATTATGGGATGAAAAGGAGAATATTACGCGATCTATGCGCAGCAAAGAAGAGGCTTATGAATATCGTTATTTTCCTGAACCGGATTTAGTTCCCCTTCTCATAGATGAGAAATGGGTTGAAAGGGTAAAAACGGATATGCCTGAATTGCCGGATGAGAAAGAAAAGAGATTTGTAAAAGACTATGGACTGTCCCCAGAAAAAGCATCCATACTTACCGAATCAAATGAATTGGCCGACTATTTTGAGAATATATGCGAGAGCTTTCAAGGGTATGAGCAGATAGCTAACTGGATGTTGTCGGAGTTTTTGGCATATTTGAATAAGGAAGGAAAAGAAATTGGTGATGTGGACATGAAACCCCGTCAGGTGGCGGAACTTTTAAAACTTGTGGACGAAGGGACAATATCAGGGAAAATAGCCAAGTCTGTGTTTGCAGAAATGTGGGAAACAAATAAAAGTGCAGGGGATATCGTGCAGAAAAAGGGGTTGGTGCAGATCAAAGATGAAAGCAAGATTACAGAAATAGTGTGCAGGGTAGTGGAGGAGAACCCTGATGTTGTGGATAAGTATAAAAAGGGTAGAAAAAATGTTATGGGGTTTTTAGCAGGACAGGTGATGAAAAAAACAGGAGGAAAGGCAAACCCGCAGTTGGTAAACAAAATACTATTGGAAAAATTAAGATGA
- a CDS encoding phosphoribosylglycinamide formyltransferase, protein MCKIAVLISGRGTNLESIIRSIETGYVKGAKIVVVISDNKDAYGLVRAKKYKIETKILEAKDFSNKKEYEEKLIEILENFNIDLIVLAGFMRVLSSYFVKHFKWRIMNIHPALLPAFAGLQAQRQAVDSGVRFSGCTVHFVTEKVDEGPIIIQAVVPVYVEDTEDTLSQRILQYEHKIYPKAIKMYVEGKLEITENKVKIKDERFDQNVLINPSL, encoded by the coding sequence TTGTGTAAGATTGCCGTTTTGATTTCCGGTCGAGGCACAAATCTGGAATCTATTATAAGAAGTATAGAAACAGGTTATGTTAAGGGAGCAAAAATTGTTGTTGTTATAAGCGATAACAAAGATGCTTATGGTCTGGTTAGAGCAAAGAAATATAAAATAGAAACAAAGATTTTGGAAGCTAAAGATTTTTCTAATAAAAAAGAGTATGAAGAAAAATTAATAGAGATATTGGAGAATTTTAATATAGATTTGATAGTTCTTGCTGGCTTTATGAGAGTTCTTTCTTCATATTTTGTAAAGCACTTTAAATGGAGAATTATGAACATTCATCCTGCCCTTCTTCCTGCATTTGCTGGACTTCAGGCGCAGAGGCAGGCAGTAGATTCTGGGGTAAGGTTTTCCGGGTGTACGGTTCATTTTGTTACGGAAAAAGTAGATGAAGGTCCCATTATTATTCAAGCAGTAGTACCTGTTTATGTGGAGGATACGGAAGATACATTGTCACAACGCATACTTCAATATGAACATAAAATATATCCAAAGGCAATAAAGATGTATGTGGAGGGGAAACTGGAGATAACAGAGAATAAAGTCAAAATAAAAGATGAAAGATTTGACCAGAATGTTTTAATAAACCCAAGCTTGTAG
- the purM gene encoding phosphoribosylformylglycinamidine cyclo-ligase yields the protein MAKLTYKEAGVDIRRGQNFVGVIRKLAEDLPFSSSIGKFCSLYNLGNFGCEDVSLATSADGVGTKLKIACMMGRHNTVGIDLVAMNVNDIITSGAQPVLFSDYISFSRLDDCILEDIMKGIVNGLRDANCSLSGGETAEMPDMYRDGEYDLGGFCIGIARKAEIIREDAEEGDVVVGLFSSGLHSNGYSLIRKIVFEKMKMRVDTYIEDLTFTIGEELLKPTMIYVKPILKAKKNGIKIKCIAHITGGGFYGNIPRILPSNVDMVVKKNDIPTPPIFHLIKEWGSMEEKEMFNVFNMGIGMVVVVRKEDTDKTMDLWRKMNYGCKIIGYIEKGSGNVRIV from the coding sequence GTGGCTAAATTGACATATAAAGAAGCCGGGGTAGACATTAGAAGAGGTCAGAATTTTGTCGGAGTGATTAGGAAATTAGCTGAAGATCTACCTTTTTCAAGTTCTATAGGGAAGTTTTGCAGTCTCTATAATTTAGGAAATTTTGGGTGTGAAGATGTTTCTCTGGCTACATCTGCAGACGGCGTGGGTACAAAACTGAAAATAGCATGTATGATGGGCAGGCACAACACGGTAGGAATAGATTTAGTGGCTATGAATGTGAATGATATAATTACCTCCGGTGCACAGCCTGTCTTATTTTCGGACTATATTTCATTTAGTAGATTGGATGATTGTATATTAGAAGATATAATGAAAGGAATAGTGAATGGATTGAGGGATGCAAATTGTTCTCTTTCTGGTGGTGAAACGGCAGAGATGCCAGATATGTACAGAGACGGTGAATACGATTTGGGTGGTTTTTGCATAGGCATTGCAAGGAAAGCCGAAATAATAAGGGAAGATGCGGAAGAAGGAGATGTTGTAGTGGGTCTTTTTTCCTCTGGATTGCATAGCAATGGCTATTCTCTAATAAGAAAAATTGTCTTTGAAAAGATGAAGATGAGAGTAGATACATATATAGAAGATTTAACTTTTACGATTGGAGAAGAACTGCTAAAGCCCACCATGATTTATGTAAAGCCTATTTTGAAGGCAAAGAAGAATGGTATTAAGATAAAATGCATTGCTCATATAACGGGAGGAGGATTCTATGGTAATATCCCCCGTATTTTGCCTTCCAATGTGGATATGGTAGTAAAGAAAAATGATATTCCTACCCCTCCTATTTTTCACCTCATAAAAGAATGGGGGAGTATGGAAGAAAAAGAAATGTTCAATGTTTTTAATATGGGCATAGGTATGGTAGTGGTTGTAAGAAAAGAGGATACGGATAAGACTATGGATTTATGGAGAAAAATGAATTATGGTTGTAAGATTATAGGATATATAGAGAAAGGAAGTGGAAATGTCCGGATTGTGTAA
- a CDS encoding YtxH domain-containing protein, producing MSDESSGAGCFFAGFISGTVVGIVAAFLLTPKTGEEMRKSISEYAKKGQENLLKQKENLEENITNLTSKIVDGTKELLEKGKEVVETRKESILKNIEEARKAIQEEKERLKEIKARLKEEETTKEEAL from the coding sequence ATGAGTGATGAAAGTAGTGGCGCAGGATGTTTCTTTGCAGGGTTTATCTCTGGCACTGTAGTAGGAATAGTAGCGGCATTTTTGCTTACACCCAAGACTGGCGAAGAGATGCGTAAAAGTATTTCTGAATATGCTAAAAAAGGACAAGAAAATTTGTTAAAACAAAAGGAAAATTTAGAAGAAAATATTACTAATCTGACATCGAAGATTGTAGATGGCACAAAAGAACTCCTGGAAAAGGGTAAAGAAGTTGTTGAAACTCGAAAAGAAAGCATTCTGAAAAATATCGAAGAGGCGAGGAAGGCAATCCAAGAAGAAAAAGAAAGGTTAAAGGAGATTAAGGCTCGACTTAAAGAGGAAGAAACCACTAAAGAGGAAGCGTTGTAG